The Rhodopseudomonas palustris genome window below encodes:
- a CDS encoding class I SAM-dependent methyltransferase codes for MTPDLDKSLIETAYARWAPIYDAVCGPVMVKGRRAAAAEARAHGGKILEVGVGTGLSFDDYDATTEITGIDLCEPMLEKARAKMATGRYPWVKDVRQMDAHAMEFADATFDCVVAQFVITLVANPEQVLSECHRVVKPGGRIILVNHLYSEVGVAAAVERWAAQKTRALGLRPEFPFARLQAWAQATSDAILVERRKLKPFGIYTLVCFERTPTPMAA; via the coding sequence ATGACTCCCGATCTCGACAAGTCCCTGATTGAAACCGCCTACGCTCGCTGGGCTCCGATCTACGACGCGGTATGCGGACCGGTGATGGTGAAGGGACGACGCGCCGCGGCGGCTGAAGCGCGCGCGCACGGCGGCAAGATTCTCGAAGTCGGTGTTGGTACCGGACTATCATTCGACGATTACGACGCCACGACCGAAATCACCGGGATCGATCTGTGCGAGCCGATGCTTGAGAAGGCGCGCGCCAAGATGGCGACCGGCCGCTATCCGTGGGTCAAAGACGTGCGCCAGATGGATGCGCATGCGATGGAGTTCGCCGACGCGACGTTCGATTGCGTCGTCGCGCAATTCGTCATCACGCTGGTCGCTAATCCCGAGCAGGTGCTGTCGGAGTGCCACCGCGTGGTGAAGCCGGGCGGGCGCATCATCCTGGTCAATCATCTGTACTCGGAAGTCGGCGTTGCCGCGGCGGTCGAGCGCTGGGCGGCGCAGAAGACCCGCGCGCTGGGCCTGCGTCCGGAGTTTCCGTTCGCGCGGCTGCAGGCTTGGGCTCAGGCCACCTCCGACGCGATCCTGGTCGAGCGGCGCAAGCTGAAGCCGTTCGGCATCTACACGCTGGTGTGTTTCGAGCGGACTCCCACGCCGATGGCGGCCTGA
- the thiD gene encoding bifunctional hydroxymethylpyrimidine kinase/phosphomethylpyrimidine kinase: MAIPIALTIAGSDSGGGAGIQADLKSFSANRVYGASVITALTAQNTRGVTAIHDVPAAFVTAQIDAVFSDLAVAATKIGMVAQRGVIAAIAEGLDRWHAANVVLDPVMVATSGDRLIADDCVEALRTTLIPRARLITPNLPEAAALLDEPVADEPAEIERQGQRLLALGCEAVLIKGGHGTGPTSTDYLFVGAEVEALAAPRIITNNTHGTGCSLSSAIAANLAKGQSLQASVAAAKQWVSAAIAAADKLSVGHGHGPIHHFHGFD, from the coding sequence ATGGCCATTCCGATCGCACTCACCATCGCCGGCTCCGACTCCGGAGGTGGCGCCGGCATTCAGGCCGACCTCAAATCGTTTTCCGCGAACCGTGTCTATGGCGCCTCGGTGATCACTGCGCTGACGGCGCAGAACACCCGCGGCGTCACCGCGATCCACGACGTCCCGGCCGCGTTCGTCACCGCGCAGATCGATGCGGTGTTCAGCGATCTTGCGGTCGCCGCCACCAAGATCGGGATGGTGGCGCAGCGCGGCGTGATCGCCGCGATTGCCGAAGGGCTCGATCGCTGGCACGCCGCCAATGTCGTGCTCGATCCGGTGATGGTCGCGACCTCCGGCGACCGGCTGATCGCGGACGACTGCGTCGAGGCGCTGCGCACCACGCTGATCCCACGCGCCCGCCTCATCACGCCGAACCTGCCCGAGGCTGCCGCACTGCTTGACGAGCCGGTCGCCGACGAGCCGGCCGAAATTGAACGCCAGGGACAGCGACTGCTCGCGCTCGGCTGCGAAGCGGTCCTGATCAAAGGTGGACACGGCACCGGGCCGACCAGCACCGATTACCTGTTCGTGGGAGCCGAGGTGGAAGCGTTGGCCGCCCCGCGGATCATTACCAACAATACCCACGGTACCGGCTGCTCGCTGTCCTCCGCGATCGCCGCCAATCTCGCCAAAGGCCAGTCGTTGCAGGCCTCTGTGGCTGCCGCCAAGCAGTGGGTGAGCGCCGCCATCGCCGCGGCGGACAAGCTTTCGGTCGGGCACGGCCATGGCCCGATCCATCATTTCCACGGCTTCGACTAA